The following nucleotide sequence is from Phoenix dactylifera cultivar Barhee BC4 unplaced genomic scaffold, palm_55x_up_171113_PBpolish2nd_filt_p 001514F, whole genome shotgun sequence.
GTAACATTCAAATTAGTTATAAATTTCGCCTAGTCAAATCCACAAGTCATCTATAGATATGACCCTTTTCTCAGTGATGTCATATGAGTCATTGGCTTTGTTGATGGCACTGTCAATGCGAACAGCATGCTCATTTAACTAAAGAAGCGTCAAGTTGTAAGAAGGCCCTCTAATTCACCTAAATAGTAGAGTATGAGTCATGTATCAACTAAATACTAGCTGATGAATCAGAAAGATTTATTAAGGCCACAATTCAATCGGATCAAGCCAGGGTCTTGTACAATTTCAGCCTATTTAGATTTCTGCTTGATATTTCTGGCCAATTAGGGGTGATTCCATTATTAAAGCTAAATGAGTCAGAATAGATCAAATCCTTTAGTTCAAAACTTTAGAAGATTTGACCTGGTATGGTTAGATCGAACTACAACTGAAACCTTTTCAAGAATGAGTTATAGTTGAAGAAAAACCACCAGACAGGAACCTAGATTCACCTGAATCAGGTTTCAGCTAGGTCCCAACTTTTTGTGACCCAAACACAAATCATTTTCAAAAGTTGTTAGAACTGGACATTACATGTCTCGTTTAGATCAAGTCAGTTCCTTGAAAGAATTAGATTCTTAGAGCCACTCTAACATATAGATTAAATGGGCTTTCTTTGTAAGAGTTACTGCTCTACAAGCTCTGTTGAATGATAGATCAAACAACTGATAACTCCAAGAACTTAGTCCATTAGAAATCTCTAACAATTGCAGCATGCCAACCTGCAAAAATTTTAGATTATACACTGAGATGTCAGCATTCATTAACAATCTACAAATATccatcatttttttattaatacttttaaacaatgaaataattgACAATTGTCTAAATGATTATACAcctcaagttctatttttccttagtTACAAATAACTGAAACTTGTGGCTGAATTATTTGGGTGTCTTAAGCTAAACTTACTGCTGTAGTTCCCCAGAAAGATACAGTTAAATGTCTagattattaaagaaaaatacctttccCTCATAATGACCTTGTAAAAGATAATTTGCGACACCAAAATCAGCAACCGAGATATAAACAAATCTTTTTACACCTGCAATAAAAAGGGTGTAAGGTATCGGGAAAATGAATTTCTAACCAGTGGTGTACATATTATCAATTTGGAATTAAAATTATACTCTTGAATTCGATGAAATTAAGAGTACACAGTTTAGCATTTAAAGATATCATATAGCCATCTATTTTAGAGAAGGATCTTTTGAATTTAATGGGTTCTCCATGTAATTTTGTTCAGTTCATAAATCAAGGCATTTACTTTTATCTTAGCAATAACATTCTGCTTAAGACTTCAAAATGAAGTTGGAATCGAATTCTATCATCAATAGCATTTAGATTTCTTTTAAAGTAAGGGTAAAAGCCTACTTTTATCTTAAaaccatccaaattttttgTCTTTATGAATTTATAGTTCTCTTGAAGCATAATTTAAAGCATACTTATTGTTTAAAAACCTTTGGTTTCTTTTTGTTAATAGAGTCCAAGACTCTTAGTCAAAGTTAAATATCTTACACCAAATAATGAAATTAAAGATCTCATTTTGGTTAAGTCTTTGATTTCTTATTGAAGTATAAGCAAGGGACCACTTCAAGTTAAGGGGCACTTTACCTCTATTAGTTTAAAACTCCTTtataaaataggattgagattTGAGATCCTATTTGAATTATGAAACCAGAATCCCATTTTAAATGAAATCTATTAAGTTCTAATGGAAGTATGACTGAAGGCATTCTTTATGTGAAGAGGGATTTAACTTATATTAATGGAATCCAGGACTCCTTAGAAGAATAGgattaaaatcctatttaaATTATGAGACTGAAGTCTCATTTCAGTGAAGTCTATTGACTTTTTACTGAAGTACAACTAAAAGCCTACTTGTTATTAATAGGAATTTAATTAATGGAGTCCAGGACTCCTTATAAAAATAAGATTTCTGTTTTAATTTTGAGACCTGAATCTCATCTTGGATGTAGCCAATTGATTTCTGATTGAAGCATGAATGAAGATACACTTCATGTTAAGAGGTTGACGACCTTTGTGAACAGAGCTTGAGACTCTCTTATGGAAGAAGGAAATGAGATCCCTACTTCTGTGCATGAGAGGGAAAAAaagggaaggagagggcacacAGTGGGTGGTGTCTCACCTATAAGAGTGGAAGTAAGATGTCAAAAGAGAGAATGAGTGTAAGATTTAGTCCCTTTGTTTCTTGGTCCCATAGAACACACATGGcaacccccctccccccccccccccccccccccccaaaaaaaaaaaaaaaaaaaaaaaaatcaggataCCTCAAGCTTGAGAGTAGATAATGATGGACTGCAAAGAATTAAATGCTAAGGGTAATATGTTATCATAGTAGTCAAGATAATGAATCCAATGAATTATCAACATCAGCCTGACTCCTAAAACATTATATCAAGTTAATATAATGAAATGATAAGTATCATGTAGTGGGTGTAATATGTCAAAATTAAGTTAGAGTTTTACAGAATGTTTTTGTCTTCCGAACCTAGAAAGAAGATTTATTTTGGAGACTATGTGACTTAAGTCATAAGACTTAAGGGTAAAATATGAAGAAAATACCAACCAGGCATGCTCGTGCAACTAAAAGAGATGCCAATGCTCATGATGTTGAGGAAAAATGGAACAAAATAAATAAGGGCAGAAGTGACAGAAAtatgtacaaaaaaaataaaataatgaacaaGGTAATGAaattaaaaggaaaagaatttACAAACAAAGAAATCAGAAGCTGACAAACAAATTTGAATTTAGCAACAATATGCAAGTTGTTAATTGGCAAAAAAGTTGAAATTCAATCTGTAATTTTTCCAGTCCTTTTGGCTTAAAAGTGCATTAGCCTCCCAATGGATTGATGCTGACTTTGTGTGATGATTCACAaagctccttttttttctcgcCGCATATTCTTTAGGTTTGATACCAGAGAGCTGTAAGCTAATTTAGCCCAGTTGTTCTGGTCTATCTCCTTAAACTATTTACCGATACCTCATAACTTCTATGAAATCTTCCACCATACTCTTTCTTGTAGCCTTAGTTTTCTGATGTTCTGAAAGCCAATTTTGGATTTCAAAAGATGATATCTGATAGTAATATTTCAATACCTTGATCAGAAGCTGCTCTGATAGCATTGATGTTTGCAGTTCCATTGATCTTATACATATGAGAGTTTGACCCAAAGCCTCCAACACATGATATCTGCAAGAGATTCCGtattactttttttaaaatGCATGATTTAATAGATTCGCAGATATATAATTGGCttctaaaataaatacataacatTACTTAATTAAAAGCTTGCATGTATTTTAGATCAAAAATTACAAATAAAGAGGTCATTCTGCAACAAGTTTACGCATAATTTGTTCTGCTCTTTCTAAATTTTGTACATAACAATACAACCCAACAAAGTTGGAGAGAGTGGTAACATTAACATCTCAAGATCTTCATAGACAAGAAAAGGCCTGAAAAAAATTGGACTAATAGCAAGATAATAGATCAAGATAAACAGAAGCATGTGATTAGATAATAGTGCAGGCACCAATAGGTAAGACGTGTACAGAAAAAAGTGATGTTGCATCACATCCATAACCGATAAGCTTCTTGTATTGAAACTGCACCGATTCTTCGACCTGGCCAGAAACCCAACCCTCTATCTCCCCGCACATTTTCTCCACACCTTGACTTTTTCTGATTATTATTTATTCCAATTCAAATCAAAGAAATCAGCAATTCGGCATTGCTTTTGAAGGCAGATATCTCTACTTCATAGACATCGTGTCATCTTGCATTTTAAAAGTATCTCTATAAAGGTTATGGTCAAGGGAGAATATCTCTACTTCATTAAAAATACAAGTTTCAAAATCTGGGAATATTCTACCCAGAAAAAATGCCCTTGAGCCAAACTGCTGATCTATTTAGGAATTAAGATGGACCACTAACCGATTTAAGAATTAAAAATATAGTGAACATGGAATATCCACTGATTGTAAAATTGCTTAAATCAGAAATATAAGTAAATCCAGAAATCTATTACAAAATTGATTTTAGGAAATTCcaatgaaattattttaggAATTAAATAAAAAACTGTTTATGCATTCAAGAAGTTTTTTAAAACACACATCAGATTCTAaaattccaatttttttttggaaagatgTGACATAAGCAAATTCAGAAACCATTGATATTTGAAATAGTTTCAAATTAAATGTCataacatgttttttttttttggagaaatcAGGATCAAATAAGGAATGACATTAGGAAACAGTTGATCTAAGGAATTAAATATGAGTGAATATGGAATATGGAGTGATTGTACAATCACATAAATCAGCtgtatttgaaaattatttgaagtagtatttttaagaagaaatgggatcataatttttattattatgttCTTTCCACCAACGTGCATTGCATATGCCCAGCCTCTAGTATGACAAAAAAGACAAAAACTCGTAAATCTTGTGTCTAATCTAATGAGGCTACCACCACCACCAACAACATCTCCTATTCAACTACAACTACCACCACGCCATTTTCTGATGTCCGGATACACTCCTAAGATACTAATGCTAACTAGAacaaagaattaagcaagcaatggcATACCACAGCAGTTACACCATTCAAAACATCCTTCAATGAATCAGGTACAAGAAGGTTTCCTGCCAAAAGAGAAACAAGTTTCAAACTTCACCAAAATTTGATACCAAGAACAAAGCAATGTGCTTATATTAGATGTTCTACCTTTGTGCCACACAACTTTGTCAGCCCATGATTCACGTATCAATGACCTTCCAGATCTGAGAAACAAAAGGAAGCATGTTTATAGTCCAAGTAGCTTTCTTCGAAGGTTTAAAATACCTTATGCTAGAAGTACCCAATGTTAGACAAGAaaagcaccccccccccccaacccccgaaacaaaggggaaaaagaaaacaattaaGTTATTTTAGTTTGAAATGTGAATGCATTTAAAATTAGATATAAACATATGTTTTCCAGGGACAGCCGAAATAAAACAAGCAAAATAGTGAAGTAGTAGTCAacagaagaaaatataaaatactatcgaacaaaagaaaccaactatatttgttttcttttttgggggggggggggggggggggggggataatTTTGAGACCATCAGGAATCAGAAGTATCAAATTCAGAGAAAATCCATATCCTATATCCAGGGTTaacaagaaaaaataattaaaatccaATAGGCTTCAGCAGCCTAGTTTTCAATTCCTTCAATGTTTCCATATGTTTTCTATTCCTTCAATGTTTCCATGTGTGATATTTTAGTCAGAATAGTTTATTTATTTTCTGCCATTCATGCTTACGAAGGGTAATTTGAAGGGAAAGGTCCTTTACCAACTCCAACAGAATTTAAAGTATCTTATAGTACCTAAAAGTCATTATATTAGAATCTTGAACTCTCAACAATCTGCTTATCAGACACATGCATGGAACCTCCTTGTTCTTCCCAGTTCCCACCCAATTTTGACATATTAAATAGATCCACTTACAGCTAATAATAATTTCCCAGAAAGTTGTTCGGTGCATTTCCTCTAGTTGTTTTACAGAAAAAGGGGTTCCATTTTTTCCATGCCCATTCCTTTTTCACCAGTTCTTCAGGTTTTGCAAGTTCTACTCCAAGCTAGAAGTTCCCAGTTGATCAGCCCTGCTACTCTTTTCCATCTCCATTGTGGTAAGCAATTTGATGAGCAAAGCATCTTCATAAATTATAGCACCTAACTGAATTCTCacaattgaaatatgtatacagGAGCATGCTATGGGATTTTTACTTtacctaaaagaaaaaaaagataatacaTGCAACCCTAATCAGCATTAAAGATGCCAAGCCCTAAAATGAATTAAGTGCTTCCCAAAAAATACAGTACCTGCTAAGACTAGAAACAGACAAGCCTTGCTTTAAAGCCTCTCTGCAAACATGTGAACCAACAAAGCCGTTGCCACCCAATACCAACAACTGTAACAACACACCAAGAAGGAACAATTAGACAAGGGTTATCGGAACAAACCCAGCACACACTAGACTACCTTATCTGATGGAGAAGGTGGCACTTTGACTGTCTTTGCTTCCTCTACTTTGAAAGGTTCATCTATGTGATTAGAATCAGTAGACAGTAGCCTTCCATATCTTAATAGACCTGATGTGCTGGAATTGATGACAGAGACATCTAAATAAGAGCATCAGAGATATGTACATATGCATatgtatctatctatctatctatctatattaaTTATGAGACTATGAAGGCTACACTGCCGGGCTAGAAAGCATGACACAAGGTTGAAACAGGAAGTGAAACAATTGccaaaattattaatattgaaatgactgGAGAAGTAACATGTACATAACTGTTCAGATGGTAAAGCTGCTAGCTTGCAACATGTATACTAAACTATTTTGATCAGTAATTACTGGAAAGTGCAGGAAAATTTTCGATCAATTTTATGCATATAGCCAGCTCTACAAGCTGTCTTACTACTGCAACTCTGAATAACCACCATATAGAATCCATCGAGAGGAGGTTACACGTACAAATCATGGGAGGCATTTTTCCAACTGTTTGGTATGGAAAATTGTCataacccaagacctcacccaaaggtTAGCCGGAATATAATTTTTGAGttccttagtcctgtataagtacccaaaatcttctTGACAAATAATCCCGATGTAGGATTAAATATATgttcgcacgggtcctcacatactctctccatTCAAGCTCCGATATCCTCGTcgggctaagagttcaaatttattcaaatctaaccataagTACCATAATCAGCCCGTGGTCAACCTTTATAAACTTGTGCTGCAGTTTTTCCTAATCTACATAGATTATGGGCCgagtttgctctgataccatttgttacAATGcagaatctcacccaaaatggctagccgaaaggttCCTCGGCGAATAATTGATGCGGGACTAAAGACACGCCCGCCCTATAGAAAAGATAAATGGTTCCCTCaccattattttttttcctcctttatttgcttctcttcttcttctcttctggcACAAACTATTCGATATAATCTGATGGTATTGATAATTTTTCTTATACAAAATAATGCATTAATCAAGCTATCAGAATTTCAAGAACtggtatagaaaaaaaaaaaaaaacagaggaacgGTGGACTTACTATAATCGAGAGAGGGAGGACTTTGAGGGGATCAAACACGAGACGATCGACCTCATCTGGGAATTCCTCTCGTCTTTTTTTTGTGGATATCTTCTCTTGTTTTTCTCGGACTAATTGCGGATACCTTCTCTTGTTCTGGAacgcaaagagagagagagatagagaatgGGATCGAGTGAGAAGGGACTTGGTCACTCACTTTTAAAAGGAAACCTTACGCGGCGACCTGCGAGAGATTCTTCATCAAGATTTTAGCACGAGGCGGTTGGTTTCGGCTCTTGGTCTAAGCGTTGGCTCTGAGAGAACCCAGAGTTTAGGAACACGTGGCACGTACCAAGTCCACCGAtacttcaaaataaaaatagtcaaagaatctcctctctttttttttgcctttagcTCGGTTTGATTGGGCATGTCATGATTTCTACAAATTATTTTTCTGAAAAGTAATTgtagaaaaaataaatttccCTATATTTGattagtaaaaaaataaattttaaaaatagcaTTAAAAAGTACTATATTATTacaaataattttatataaaaaatttctaataatattttttgaataaatAATTTGTGTTAGTTTGGATGGTAATGAATTTTATATCATGATGAGAAGGAACCATGAGCAAATACGAGAGTTACACATGTTTGACAATCCAACTAACACAAATTTAAATGAAAAATAGATGTCAGTTAGATAGAGATTCAAGATGCTTTTGCCATCCCAACGAAAGCCTAATTGCACAACATGGTAATACTTAAAAATCAAAGTACACCATGTCACCATTGATTGTCTTCCACAATCTAGTGCAAAGTGCCTATCAGGGCACCATGTAAGACATGTTTAGTTCACGAAAAAagactaaaaaaaaatatggtcaacagaacaaaaaaaaattatttggttggagttttcaaagaaaaaaatagaaaagtagCATTCTTAtagaaataaatttttatatttcataaaaaaagaaatatgagaaaactatttttttactgataagaaattgattttttttaaactattcttaagccatcaaaatctatgaattttattttttttattaagaatatagcaaatatttcatatttctttcttatgaaaataaatacTCAAGCAAACATAAGCCACTTTAAAATGTATTACTTTTCTataatcaattaaatatattaaaatatttttttaattattatatttttaaaaattaacttttaaagatattttttttcctgcGCATCAAGTATTTAGAAAGAACTTCTACTACGACCAAGGAAACGTAGACTCAAATGGTTCTTTTGTTTGTTGCAATCGCGGCTGACATTAGCTTATAGTTTGTAGCACATGAAGTTGCTCCAGAAACAGATGCTTgtaaataaattttcaaaaaaaaaacaacaacaacaacaggtGTCTGTATCTGTGGACATATTCTGAAAAAATTGACATTAGAAGGAGCATTGTAAATCTCAAATATAAAATCAAACAAATGTAGCACATGGAGACATGGCAagcaagaaggatgaagaaattAATTGCATGGTAAGCATTAGAATCCCAGTAAAATATTTACTCTGGATGGAAAAGTTCTGGGTAAAAAACCCTGTTTTCATGGTGCAACGGTAGTCCCAGTAAAATCACCATTCTTTGTTTGCATAAGCAATAATACCATACTTTTTTGTGACCTTCTTACTTTCAATGTTATCTTTGTGCTAGAGCAAGCAACGAGCAAGAATTGTCAATGTCTATATTCTACCTTTTTGATTGGGCAAGTCAACTTTTGTATCACTTATATTTTGGTTATTGAAAAAATTTTCGTTCTTCTGTTTGATATAAATTCTTGATCAATGTATATCTTGtttaaaattctgaaaatttggttATGCCCTTCTCAACACCTGTATTTTGTCGTTTACACAGAGGCTTTACACCTGTTCTGATATGACTAAAGGTATTTCTGACATCCACGGTGGGGCAGGGGGTGAACTTCCTCCAGGTGGTTGAATTTAAGTTGGCATGATTGTGGAATTGTTGATGCATTGATTTAAATGCCACCTTTTATGAACCATGGACTTCAACTAAAATTTGATTGTGATGTTGAAAACATGCTTTCGTACATAGAAATTAAGTAGTTGGTATCTGAAGCCCAATGACATTCTATTTGATTTATGAAGTCAGTCTTCCCTGCATGTCCCTGGTCCATGAATTGTGAAGTTTGCATCTAATTCTTTAGAATGCTTGCAAAGTTTAAAATGACAGTAACTTCTATGTTCtgtatcttttaatttttttttccaacactCTGATTTCTGTCACCTTGTAAAAACGGTCTTCAAGTGTGAGTTGTATGCTTATATCACATGAAAAGATGAGGATATTGTTGAGATTCTTAGTTTCCTGACTTGTCTATAAAATGGTGCAGAAATTTGAAAATTCTTGTGATTGTAACACTATATTTTCTTTCTCGATCTTCAAGTTTCCACGAGGTGGGACACAACTATAgcttttctttatcttttgtGTTTGGTCATGGTTATCCTAATCACGCACTTTCTTACTGTAGCAGTAAATCCTAATCTTTTGTGTTTGGTCATGGATATGTGGATTTGTTCACCCCCTGAAGGCAGTAAGTCGTTTGTTTCATTGTAAGGGTGACGGTCTTTTTTGAAGTAGCACTCTGCGTAATGCTGGTGTGttacccttttcttttattcaacCACAAGAATTATTATCTTATGTGCTTGAGGAAACA
It contains:
- the LOC103712766 gene encoding uncharacterized protein At1g32220, chloroplastic-like, which translates into the protein MRSIVSCLIPSKSSLSRLYTSGLLRYGRLLSTDSNHIDEPFKVEEAKTVKVPPSPSDKLLVLGGNGFVGSHVCREALKQGLSVSSLSRSGRSLIRESWADKVVWHKGNLLVPDSLKDVLNGVTAVISCVGGFGSNSHMYKINGTANINAIRAASDQGVKRFVYISVADFGVANYLLQGHYEGKVFFFNNLDI